ttattaaagatatgttcaactcattaacattCTAGTTACAtgtgtgtgagttcaaagacgtgcAGATCGAGTCCGGTCCAAGTGCCTAAGTTCATTCAAActtattttgagtcaaaacgttcaaggaTCATCAAgggccaaatcatcagttcatcaaggacatttcaatgattaattaatcacctGAACTAATATGTGTGCTTATTTATGAACAACGACTTGTACTTAGGCTttcatcaagacgtgcttggattttgatagatataagttatctatctctgtgcttgttctctgtgcttataccagatcactgtgagttcactaatcccccttttgtacattttgtttaagttcttttatcggggactgaaaagcatgaaaactattttgtacttatatatctattcttgaactattttacgtactattttatgatctATGAGATACCTATGATATAATGACTTCTCATGCGTGGAGTATTCTCATGAAACGGGAGTCATTATGGGTCTCTTGGATTTATGATAATAAGTTGAAGGGAGGTAGTTTTTGGGTATTCCTGTTCCGAATAACTGCTCTTGGGGGTGGAGGAAATTACTACAATTAAGGCCTTCTATTCGGAGTCATATTTGGTCTAAGGTTGGTAATGGTGTAAACACCTCTGCTTGGTTTGATCGATTGGCTGATATATGTCCTATCCGTAATCTGGTGTCACCTAGGTATATTCGTATGGCTGGTTTCTCGCTCAATGCTTCAATTGCTGATATTATTTCGAATGGGGTGTGGTTGTGGCCGGATGCTTGGTATGATCTCTTCCCcgttttaattaatatacctGTTTTACAGCTTGAACCGAATAAGCAGGATACTTTGGTATGGAAAGGTGTAGATCATAGTGAGTGTACCTACTCTTCTTCTATTGCTTGGGACTTAATTCACAGTAAAGAGCAGCTTGTTCCGTGGTATAAACTCATTTGGAATGCCCAGTGTATTCCCCGACACGCATTTAATATGTGGCTTATTATGAGAAATAAGCTTCTAACGCAGGATGTCATTTTATCATGGGTACCGCCTCGAAGAAAGACTATGGATATGATGTGTTGTTCACTATGTACTGCTGATTTTGACTCACATTCCCATCTGTTTTTCGAGTGCTCGTTTTCCACTCAGGTTTGGTTTCTGGTTCGTGATTTGGCTGACTTGCATACCGTCCCCCCGGTTTGGCAACAGGTCATCGATGTTCTTCTGCAGCATGCCTCCTCAGAGTTGCTGATCAATGTTATTCGGAGGCTTCTTGTGGCAGCAGTGGCTTACTTTATTTGGCAGGAAAGGAACAATAGAATGTTTCGAAATCAGAGTCATCCACCTGATGTACTGTGCAAGGAAATTCTACATATGGCCCGGTCGAAGCTAATGGGATTGATATTTAAGAAGACAGATCGTGTTTCTTCTCTTCTTGATCGATGGGAGGTGCATGGTGAAAGCTTATTCAAGAGGTttacttaattttcttttatgtcGAGTTGTTTTGTCTATCTAGTTTTAGATAGACTAGTTATTGTGGTTTATTTGGATGTTTTTCTTTGTTACATATATGGGGTGTGTCCTATATATGAACTAGTGTGATATTCTGTCACACTACTTGTACTTCATTGAATTTGGGTTGTTATAAAAGTTACCGGGGGTAAATTGCCCCTTAtacccaaaaacaaaaaaaataaaaatgatatgattcttaaatatttaaaaagggtatttaagtcttgaatggacaagatccttaaatacatgtatactactgtacttgttCTTTACTATGTCCTAGttcttacttgttcttgttcaattcgtattcactgctatcaattcatatcccacagttcagggattgaaccgtagataattatggacagcgctgtttagggtaggcccaccctcaatCTTCgtagttctggaggatgcatattatctgttctTGTTCTGACCTAGATCTTACTTGACTTACTTGATTATTATGAGCATATCGTCACATTtcagttcagttctggccaatcgggttagcagtgacaATACATCTATAGTTCGTTAATTGTTCTTGTACTGTTCTTACTATTGCAAAGTACTTTTGTTAAATgtacagatcttatgacctTGTTCTTACTCTACATATTCTTTATATGTATACTAaatagtactttatgtgaatctcaccaactactttcgtggttgaccttttgaacttacatgtttTTCAGGCTAGACTAGTAGATctcttagcataggagtcttccttttTACGCTCATCTCATTTGGCGACTGTTCGAGCATTCAAGACCAGGAGTTGTGAAGGCTTTCCTTTGTTTATTCAGTTCAAGACTTCTGTACTTTAAGACAATTGttctttcttttgaatattaGCTATTCTGAGTATACCCCATGttctataataattattatacttcttcttctcttcttaatgttattggcagtgttggaacttgtactgtgtgcaattgtgcttatctgtacatcccgtatattccgctttagcggggtgtgacagttggtatcaagagccatggttatagtgaacaccgagCTTTTTCCTAAGGAAAACTCGAGCTATAACTTGAATCCACTCTGAGGTGACCCTTTACATGACCGGTTTGAGTAGTAAGTACTCTTGCCCTAATTAgatgtaacctgatcaactacatcTAATTACAGATAGAGTACCTAGGACTCAAAGTGTGTCATTAAAGGCGTCATCCTTTACTTAGAGCTCTACTAAGAACTTTGCGCAATCTTGTTCTTCGGTCATATCAGTTCTAGTTCACTCGTTCTCTTAAGACATACGTTCTGGTGCTTCGATTATAGGccttatgtaacaccccgagttTTGAGGTAATTTAatagtaataaaatattagtactattatcatttttatataaatgtaactTATTTAAATGTCGTATAAAGACTCTATATGTGGTATGTGTTAAATAAACCTAGAAGTTGAGAACAATTGTCGAGACTCGGGTTGTGAATAAGGATACTTAAAATAGCCGAGACTAGAGGAATTAGGGATATAAATACCTGGGTGTTTATGTgataaacacaaacaaatttgACCCATCAGCTAGGTTAAGTCGACTATACAAGATTTAAGTATCGTTCTTGACAAGTTGTTTCTGTGGGTCGGGTCATACATGTATGTATTCATCTGAATAGAAGTATATAAAGAGATATATTTGAAtcaattactatatatataaaaaaataaaaaaaaaacgggca
The sequence above is drawn from the Erigeron canadensis isolate Cc75 chromosome 4, C_canadensis_v1, whole genome shotgun sequence genome and encodes:
- the LOC122597004 gene encoding uncharacterized protein LOC122597004, coding for MAGFSLNASIADIISNGVWLWPDAWYDLFPVLINIPVLQLEPNKQDTLVWKGVDHSECTYSSSIAWDLIHSKEQLVPWYKLIWNAQCIPRHAFNMWLIMRNKLLTQDVILSWVPPRRKTMDMMCCSLCTADFDSHSHLFFECSFSTQVWFLVRDLADLHTVPPVWQQVIDVLLQHASSELLINVIRRLLVAAVAYFIWQERNNRMFRNQSHPPDVLCKEILHMARSKLMGLIFKKTDRVSSLLDRWEVHGESLFKRFT